From Camelina sativa cultivar DH55 chromosome 5, Cs, whole genome shotgun sequence:
CTTTCGGTGGTATGATCTTTGCCTTAGTCTACTGCACTGCTGGTATCTCCGGTAAGTCActctactcttcttcttctatgtgGAATTTGAAGTGTTATAATCTGAAGTTTATGTTAATGTAACCTCTCAGGTGGACACATCAACCCAGCGGTTACTTTTGGTCTGTTCTTGGCTCGGAAGCTGTCGCTCACTAGAGCTCTGTACTACATAGTGATGCAGTGCTTGGGAGCAATCTGTGGTGCTGGTGTGGTTAAAGGGTTCCAGCCTAAGCAATACCAGGCTCTAGGAGGAGGAGCTAACACTGTGGCTCATGGCTACACCAAGGGAAGTGGTCTTGGAGCTGAGATCATTGGCACATTCGTCCTTGTATACACAGTCTTCTCTGCAACTGACGCCAAGAGAAACGCCCGTGACTCTCATGTCCCCGTAAGTATATATCTCTTGTTCATGTTACATAGCTGCTTAAAACAATTGAACAGAGTGAAGCTGACTTAAGTGTGTAAGAAAGACTGATTCTTATGGTTTCACTTTAAACTTTGTTACTTATTGGCTTGGGTTTTTGTAACAATTGTGCAGATTCTTGCACCACTCCCAATCGGGTTTGCGGTCTTCTTGGTTCACTTAGCAACCATCCCAATCACTGGCACAGGCATCAACCCAGCTAGAAGTCTTGGAGCTGCAATCATCTACAACAAAGACCATTCGTGGGACGACCACGTGAGTCTCACACTAACTATAATACCAATCTCATTCCAAACTccgttttgataaaaaaaagtctctgacaatttcgtttttgttttgccaTCTTTAGTGGGTGTTCTGGGTTGGACCCTTCATTGGAGCTGCACTTGCTGCTCTTTACCATGTGGTTGTGATCAGAGCCATTCCCTTCAAGTCCAGaagctaaataaataaaaaaagacatcAAGTCCTTTGGTTTCTGGTCTTGTCCTCTTTAGGTTCTTCTATTGTTGATCTACATATGTGAAATGTTTGTATCTGTACTGTAATGTGCCCTCTTAATGCAATCTTtgtaaacaaagaaataaaaattcccAAAAGTTCAACGCAAATGGTATACAAAAAAGCCTACATAATAAAACCCAATCCTAATTGCGTTAATCACCGGTTATTCAATTCTGCAGTCAACCGGTTCGGTTTTCAAAATTCATCCGGTTCAGCATTGTTTTGGTTATTCCAAACGTGTCAGTGTCACCAACCTTGTCTATCTAGAATGGCTAAATCCTCCTAATCGAATTGAGACATAGCCACCAAAAATTCACCAGGAAAAAACAAATGGTCCCCATT
This genomic window contains:
- the LOC104788432 gene encoding aquaporin PIP1-1, whose protein sequence is MEGKEEDVRVGANKFPERQPIGTSAQSDKDYNEPPPAPFFEPGELSSWSFWRAGIAEFIATFLFLYITVLTVMGVKRSPSMCASVGIQGIAWAFGGMIFALVYCTAGISGGHINPAVTFGLFLARKLSLTRALYYIVMQCLGAICGAGVVKGFQPKQYQALGGGANTVAHGYTKGSGLGAEIIGTFVLVYTVFSATDAKRNARDSHVPILAPLPIGFAVFLVHLATIPITGTGINPARSLGAAIIYNKDHSWDDHWVFWVGPFIGAALAALYHVVVIRAIPFKSRS